In Tachysurus fulvidraco isolate hzauxx_2018 chromosome 9, HZAU_PFXX_2.0, whole genome shotgun sequence, the sequence GTTCGAGTCAAAGTCTTTCCGAGCTGCTCCGGGAGACAGGTACCGACTGCTGGTGGATCCAGGGGACAGGGAGGATGCAGATGCAGATGCATACACAGAGGATTCTGTAGCAGAATTACTCCGGAGCAACGTTGTACTGGGAGGCTTGAAGGCTTTCGAGATATCTGGAATAGGTACGGTTAAGGACTCCATGGACAAAGGTCTTGATCTGTCTCGTAGCTGCTCAGAGTCCTCGGTTATGCTGTCAATGTCAGGCTCGTCGATCACGCAGTTGTTGAGTTTGATGACAGGAAGCGTAAATGCGCTGATGGACGATGATACGATGGAGCGCGTCTGACACTTCTTTAGATCATTACGTTTGTCCTCCCAGTGACACATCCCTTCTGATTGAAACCCGAATATCGATCCTGAACGTTCTCTATATCCAGGTGACAACAAGCCAGAGCCTCCTTCACTCATTAGGCCTTCCTCATCTTCAGCAGAGCTTGTTCGGCGGGAAAGTCTTACATCGCCGCCTAATCCTGAGAACGTCAGCAGCGTGTTAGCGGCTAGTCGCGAGGTGTAATGACTGTCCTGGCCGAAAGAGCGGATCTCATGGTCAGCATAGGGACCTGTGTAAGCTCCGTTCATACATTTCTGCTCCTGTAATCTCAGGCTGTGGATGTCTATGACAGTTGAGTACATGTCCCTCATGTGAATGACCTTCGTTTCTCTGTCCCTGTTCTCGTGTAAGATAGCGTTAGCACAGATGAAGATGAATATTCCAATGCCCATTGTAAAGGGTCCGAGCATCTTCATTTTCTCCGAGTGCAAGTGCTGCTCAAAGAACTGCGCCATCTTCCCTGCCTGCTCCtgcgctgctgctgcttctACCGCCGCCTGAGTGTCATTTCCCAAGTGTTTGCCTGCAGGTGTCCTCTGGTGGTCCTTGTGAGGCCAGTACCCCAGTACAGCCATGGCAATTCCAACCATCAAAATAAGGACTCCAAGGACTAGAAAGAAACCAGAGGCAGAGTACAGGCGAATTTTTCCACGGACCACGACGATATCAGTTCGAGGTTTTCTTTTCAGACGTTTCTTctcaggaggaggagcaggGGACTGGATGGGCAGGTGATGCTGGGAGCGGGCAGAGTCCTGCCTCTTCAGGGCCGCAAGGCCCGTGATAACACCCCCAGTCGCAATCATCGCTACGACAACACACAGgcctggaaaaacaaaaaaagagcataTAACATTGATGAGTGAGAGATGAATCTTTGCTCACAGGCgcttctttgtctttgtttagaCAGCACTAGTGTAGGCGGAGCAGATGCATTAACCTTTAGGAAAGGGGTTTAGCTGAGAGACTCAACCACCTCCATCTTGGCAGGAATTACACCAGCTGTGCTGTGAAATAAACCCACTGATTAAACcgaaacagaaaaaacacattcatgaaaaattgtgcttgtttttgttgtggttgacacagaaacaggaagtggtgttCCCACTTAATTAGACACTGTGTTAAAGCAGCAGGAAATGgcagaaatacacacatttataacgcAGCCCATTATTTCCATATCTCTGCTTCTCTTCTAAAAATACTAGTTGGGGATTTTATAAATATAGCAACCAGTCATGAGCAGGAAATGACAAAAATGCCTGGCCATGCAAATAAGTAtgatatctataaatataaaccCAAACCCATTTTTATCTGCCCATTAAAGCAAATTCTGTAGCACTTAATTGACGTTGGATACAAGAACATGTTCCAGCACGCAGATGGTCACATACAGGTGGTTAGAGGTGTACTGCTGAATTAACATTAGTCTGATGCCAAGCATATGTTCCAAATAAGATCCCAATCTTTCCTTTTGCTTTAAAGAGCTTCGATTTCAACTCAAGGCCGGAAGCGAACAAATCCTACCAGTCTTACAAGGATGACCTTATGGATACGCTAATGACAGGCATGTGAGGGTCTATGGACTTTTCTTCACTGCCTCATTTACAGCTGCGAGATTCAACCACATAATAATGACAAGCTCTCAGGTATCACGATCACCACCACTTATCCTCTGACCTCACATCTCGTTCTGAGGACTGAGACATCTGACCATCGTCACTATTGTCCACACGCTCACTATGACGCCTTGTATACCAGATCCCCCACTAAGACCATTTCCCCTGTGGTGTCAGGACCGAGGGGACGTTGAGTATCACTGAGAGCCCATCACACAATGACAggacacttactgtatataatcatgCACAATGTTGAAAGTAGCAATGATTGAGCTCGTGACATAACAAAACCTCAAGGTCCTGAAATACACAACTAGCATTTCTTTTCCATCTCCATCCCACACGACCCCATGACCACTCGAGTCAGACCTGCTGACATTTACAGATCTTTATGTCTCGGGTCATCTCGAAGTATACGAACCCTACAAACCCTACGTGAGCAACAAAGCAACCGATTCCATGGTCTGACTTTTCTTCAGTTCCCCACTAACAGCTTTATTCCATACCTACAATTTCCCCCATAATAGACCCCTTATAAGTGTGTTTACCAGATGTGGGAGTAAGTcccacatgtgcaagtcacaagtacgtcgcaagtcatgaatgtcaagtcaaagtcaagtcaagacttttttaatatttgtcaagcaagtctcatgtctcaaatttgcgactcaagtctgactcgagtcaagtcgagtcccccatctctgaatcttTTAATTAATGtcagagtcaagtctcaagtcatgaatgttaagtgaaagtcaagtcgagtctttttttaatatttgtcaagcaagtctcacgtctcaaatttgcgacttaagtctgactcgagtcgagtcccccatctctgaatcttTTAACTCAattccgagtcaagtctcaagtcatgaatgtcaggtcaaagtcaagtcgaatctttttttaatatttgtcaagcaagtctcacgtctcaaatttgcgacttaagtctgactcgagttgAGTCCCCCagctctgagtcatttaactcaagtccgagtcgtgtctcaagtcatgaatgttaagtgaaagtcaagtcgagtcttttttaaatatttgtcaagcaagtctcacgtctcaaatttgcgacttaagtctgactcgagtcaagtcgagtcccccatctctgaatcttTTAATTAATGtcagagtcaagtctcaagtcatgaatgttaagtgaaagtcaagtcgagtctttttttaatatttgtcaagcaagtctcacgtctcaaatttgcgacttaagtctgactcgagtcaagtcatatgactcgagtccacAATCTCTGGTGTTTTCAACATTTCCTGTCAGATTCAAGTTTTTATCCAGCGTGTAACACATTATGAAGACGCTTGGAAGAAGACAGCCGAACCTCCCACGGATTAGCGTGCTggttaattattatattatcgTAAGAAGCTGCTAGCATCAGAACTAGAGACGAATCACGAATCACAGACAGGAGACGAATTAAAGTGACATATTTGTCAGAAGCGATGAAAGTCAGAACAAACTTAAAGATCGGGAAGAAGATCAGAAGAATAAACGAGACTCGAGGTTCCAGGTTTCCTGCCACTCGTCACACTGTAGATTAAACTTTCCGTATCGTCTACCCGTCCTTTCCTCACTCCGTCTCTGTCGGCTTCGGTCTTCACGCCCCCGCACTCGTCTACTCGACCGAGAGAGGATTTTACTGAAGCGTGTTCTGCTGTCCGTATCGATTCTCTAATCTGTAGGCAATGCTTATGCGTTGCCTAGGCAACAAGCGCCAGCCTGGAggagttttttaaatatacttatatatatataaatattttttccacGCGAACCGGAGCGTGGGAGCACGACATGATCGTAAGAGTAGCACAAGCtcgagagggaaaaaaaaaactcttgtcCTTTTGTGTTCTTACAGACGTTCAGACTCTGGAATGCGACGTGTGATTATTGACCCAGACGGCGATGCCAGCGCACCGTGCCAGACATCACCATACAGATTTACTTTATAGTCAGAAGTTGGCatagcaaaatgtttttttctgtcttgacTACATCAGTTAATCAGATGCAGGACCAGCTGCGTATCATTAGCGGGTTAGCAGCGAACGGAAACGCCCTGACTTCTGACTTCTGACTTTAAACATTTAAGAAGAATCGATGCAGACGAACGTGATGCCTTCTCTGTATAATAACAGTATGTAGATGACTTCATGCTGACTTAGCAAGTTAATATCTCTgagtaccgtgtgtgtgtgtgtgtgtgtgtgtgtgtgtgtgtgtgtgtgtgtgtgtgtgagagagagagagggagagcaaaGGAGAGATGGAGCAGAATCTGTGATCCTGGCATGTTGACAGTCGTTCTTTCCTGAGGCAGAActctttgtttgtgtgcatgaaATCATTCAAGggtgactgaacacacacacacacacacacacacacacacacacacacacacacacacacacacacacacacacacacacacacacacacacacacacaggagtggaCCCTAAGACACTCCCGAATGTTCTGTGGTATGTCAGaacaatgttattttttatttatttgtttatttgtttgtttaacagtGTTGAGTGTTGAAAGCTAATGAGCAataaagtgacatttaaaataataataataataataataataataataataataataataacaacaaaaacaacaacaataataataaaaactgagttttctttttttttttctgtgtctctcaccaGACGAACGGCGTGACGGTGGATTGAACACCAACAAATGGATCT encodes:
- the tmem200a gene encoding transmembrane protein 200A codes for the protein MIATGGVITGLAALKRQDSARSQHHLPIQSPAPPPEKKRLKRKPRTDIVVVRGKIRLYSASGFFLVLGVLILMVGIAMAVLGYWPHKDHQRTPAGKHLGNDTQAAVEAAAAQEQAGKMAQFFEQHLHSEKMKMLGPFTMGIGIFIFICANAILHENRDRETKVIHMRDMYSTVIDIHSLRLQEQKCMNGAYTGPYADHEIRSFGQDSHYTSRLAANTLLTFSGLGGDVRLSRRTSSAEDEEGLMSEGGSGLLSPGYRERSGSIFGFQSEGMCHWEDKRNDLKKCQTRSIVSSSISAFTLPVIKLNNCVIDEPDIDSITEDSEQLRDRSRPLSMESLTVPIPDISKAFKPPSTTLLRSNSATESSVYASASASSLSPGSTSSRYLSPGAARKDFDSNNSLHMLSVHSKSLDLERGPTMLTVQPEQRKHPSWPRLDRSNSKGYTKLENKEDPMDRLLVPPVAVKRDYTKKEKLLMISRSHNNLSFEHDEFMSSTLKRGTSETRF